AACACGGTGGATATTCCGTCTTCGCGGGCGTTGGCGAGAGGAGCAGAGAGGGGAACGAGCTATGGCTGACGATGAAGGAGTCGGGAGTCCTGGATAAAACGGCGCTGGTCTTCGGCCAGATGAACGAGCCGCCTGGGGTGAGATTGCGCGTGGCGCTCACCGCCTTGGCTGTGGCGGAGTACTTCCGCGATGAAGAGGGCAGGGATATACTACTGTTTATAGACAACATATTCCGATTCGTCCAGGCCGGCTCTGAGGTCTCAGCGCTTCTGGGACGGATGCCCTCGGCAGTCGGCTATCAACCCACCTTGGCCACGGAGATGGGAGAGCTCGAGGAGAGGATCGCCTCCACCAAACGCGGTTCCATCACCTCCGTCCAGGCGGTCTATGTTCCCGCGGACGATTACACCGATCCGGCCCCTGTCGCCACCTTCGCACACCTGGACGCCGTCACCAGACTGGAGAGGGAGATCGCCGAACAGGGAAGGTACCCGGCTGTCGATCCACTCGCTTCTACCTCAAGAATACTCGAGCCGGGGATCGTCGGCGAGGAACATTATCAGGTAGCCCGCGAGGTTCAAAGATTGCTTCAAAGATATGAGGAGTTAAAAGACATAATCGCCATCTTAGGTATGGATGAGCTATCGGATGAGGATAAGATCACCGTCTCGCGGGCGAGAAAGATACAGATGTTCCTCACCCAGCCCTTCTTCACCGCCGAGCAGTTCACCAATGTGCAGGGGAAATACGTCAAGCTTCAGGATACGATCAAGGGGTTCAGAATGATAATCGACGGCGAATGTGACTCACTTCCTGAACAGGCCCTCTACATGGTCGGCACCATAGAGGAGGCGTTCGAAAAGGCCGG
The genomic region above belongs to Candidatus Poribacteria bacterium and contains:
- the atpD gene encoding F0F1 ATP synthase subunit beta; amino-acid sequence: MEKEYANKGKVVQIIGAVVDIEFAEGELPSIYNAIEIPRADGSRLVLEVQQHLGEDRVRCIAMDSTDGLRRGMVAYDTGGPIAVPVGPQVLGRLMNVVGDPIDNAGPIQAEKRYPIHRPAPEYQELETRTEIFETGIKVIDLIQPFPKGGKIGMFGGAGVGKTVLITELIHNIAIQHGGYSVFAGVGERSREGNELWLTMKESGVLDKTALVFGQMNEPPGVRLRVALTALAVAEYFRDEEGRDILLFIDNIFRFVQAGSEVSALLGRMPSAVGYQPTLATEMGELEERIASTKRGSITSVQAVYVPADDYTDPAPVATFAHLDAVTRLEREIAEQGRYPAVDPLASTSRILEPGIVGEEHYQVAREVQRLLQRYEELKDIIAILGMDELSDEDKITVSRARKIQMFLTQPFFTAEQFTNVQGKYVKLQDTIKGFRMIIDGECDSLPEQALYMVGTIEEAFEKAGRG